A stretch of Microbacterium sp. 4R-513 DNA encodes these proteins:
- a CDS encoding NAD(P)/FAD-dependent oxidoreductase: MTDATPSTEVDVVIVGGGPAGLSAALNLGRARASVVVIDAGRPRNAATLRSHGFLTRDGVPPLELRKLARAELAAYPDVRVLDRTVATALLTTDASNGMRFIAALQGRSPGTPPAVAARSVIVATGLRETLPDIPGLRAFYGMTLFSCAACDAWELQDRPLALIGETPDLASRARLIARWTDRLTVFTNAADVVDTVEEAELAASGIRVERRAIDDLEGYRGTVSAVRLVDGTTVPIEGGFVRPRWHPALDFLSSLDSERDEEGHLVVDGSGRTSVDGLYAAGDAAAPGPQQLIVAAGQGARAAAVLVHDLVGVRTAH; encoded by the coding sequence ATGACTGACGCCACCCCCTCCACCGAGGTCGACGTCGTCATCGTGGGCGGCGGCCCCGCGGGCCTGTCGGCGGCCCTCAACCTCGGACGCGCCCGTGCCTCGGTCGTCGTGATCGACGCGGGCCGCCCCCGCAACGCCGCGACGCTGCGTTCGCACGGCTTCCTGACGCGGGACGGCGTGCCGCCGCTCGAGCTCCGCAAGCTCGCGCGCGCCGAGCTCGCCGCGTACCCCGATGTGCGGGTGCTCGACCGCACCGTCGCGACGGCCCTCCTGACGACGGATGCCTCGAACGGCATGCGCTTCATCGCGGCACTCCAGGGCCGGTCGCCGGGCACTCCACCCGCCGTCGCGGCGCGATCGGTGATCGTCGCGACGGGGCTCCGCGAGACGCTTCCCGACATCCCGGGCCTGCGCGCGTTCTACGGGATGACCCTCTTCAGCTGCGCCGCCTGCGACGCCTGGGAGCTGCAGGATCGGCCGCTCGCCCTCATCGGCGAGACGCCCGACCTCGCCTCGCGCGCACGCCTCATCGCGCGGTGGACCGATCGGCTCACGGTGTTCACGAATGCGGCCGACGTCGTCGACACCGTCGAGGAGGCCGAGCTCGCGGCATCCGGGATCCGCGTCGAGCGCCGCGCGATCGACGATCTCGAGGGTTACCGCGGAACCGTCTCGGCCGTCCGCCTCGTCGACGGCACGACGGTCCCGATCGAGGGAGGCTTCGTCCGGCCGCGGTGGCACCCCGCCCTCGACTTCCTGTCGTCGCTCGACTCCGAGCGCGACGAAGAGGGGCACCTCGTCGTCGACGGTTCCGGCCGTACGTCTGTCGACGGGCTGTACGCGGCGGGGGATGCCGCAGCCCCCGGCCCTCAGCAGCTCATCGTCGCGGCGGGCCAGGGCGCGCGGGCGGCCGCCGTCCTCGTGCACGATCTCGTCGGCGTCCGCACCGCGCACTGA
- a CDS encoding ABC transporter permease, whose protein sequence is MTDTIAPPDTRRAVPPPAATPARRGSAWLSGHPRARLALLLTAPLFWLVVVYIVALVLLLVTAFWTVDSFTGEIVTDWTLDNIVTVLTGTLYQTVTLRTVGIALAVTIIDVVVALPIAFYMAKVASPRVQRLLVIAVLMPLWASYLVKAYAWRSVLSQDGILEWLLAPLGLHTPGYGLTATIITLSYLWLPYVILPIYAGLERVPDSLLEASADLGGKSWPTVRHVVLPLAMPAIIAGTIFSFSLTLGDYITVNIVGGTTQMLGNLVYTNVGAANNLPLAAAIALIPIVIIFGYLGLVRRTGALDNL, encoded by the coding sequence ATGACCGATACGATCGCCCCGCCCGACACCCGGCGCGCCGTGCCGCCGCCGGCCGCGACGCCCGCCCGCCGCGGGTCGGCATGGCTCAGCGGGCATCCGCGCGCGCGGCTGGCGCTGCTCCTGACCGCGCCGCTCTTCTGGCTCGTCGTCGTCTACATCGTGGCCCTCGTGCTGCTGCTTGTCACGGCGTTCTGGACGGTCGACTCGTTCACGGGCGAGATCGTCACCGACTGGACCCTCGACAACATCGTCACGGTCCTCACGGGCACGCTGTACCAGACCGTCACCCTCCGCACCGTGGGCATCGCGCTCGCCGTCACGATCATCGACGTCGTCGTCGCCCTTCCGATCGCCTTCTACATGGCGAAGGTCGCGTCGCCGCGCGTACAGCGGCTGCTCGTCATCGCGGTGCTCATGCCGCTCTGGGCGAGCTACCTCGTGAAGGCCTACGCCTGGCGTTCCGTGCTGTCGCAGGACGGCATCCTCGAATGGCTCCTCGCACCGCTCGGGCTGCACACGCCCGGCTACGGCCTGACCGCCACGATCATCACGCTCTCGTACCTGTGGCTGCCGTACGTCATCTTGCCGATCTATGCGGGCCTCGAACGCGTGCCGGACTCGCTGCTCGAGGCATCCGCGGATCTCGGCGGAAAGAGCTGGCCGACCGTGCGCCACGTCGTGCTGCCCCTCGCCATGCCGGCGATCATCGCGGGCACGATCTTCAGCTTCTCGCTCACCCTGGGCGACTACATCACGGTCAACATCGTCGGCGGGACGACCCAGATGCTGGGAAACCTCGTGTACACGAACGTCGGCGCGGCGAACAACCTGCCGCTCGCCGCCGCCATCGCGCTCATCCCGATCGTCATCATCTTCGGCTACCTCGGCCTCGTGCGCCGCACGGGCGCCCTCGACAACCTCTAG
- a CDS encoding ABC transporter ATP-binding protein yields the protein MRIEHVSKRFGSGPVVLEDVTLDIAPGEFVCLLGASGCGKSTLLNLIAGLEQPTLGEIRTPAEGSAVMFQESALMPWLTARRNVELALRLRGVPRGDRREKALALLDTVNLADAAEKRPHELSGGMRQRVALARALAQDRPVLLMDEPFAALDAITRDLLHEELERVWRATGRTIVFVTHNVREAARLGQRVVLLSSRPGRVVEEWRIAKTTGRRIESPEVAALSVEITEQLRKEIRRNAA from the coding sequence GTGCGGATCGAGCACGTCTCGAAGCGGTTCGGGAGCGGCCCCGTCGTACTGGAGGACGTCACGCTCGACATCGCCCCGGGCGAGTTCGTGTGCCTGCTCGGTGCCTCGGGCTGCGGCAAGTCGACGCTCCTCAACCTCATCGCGGGTCTCGAGCAGCCGACGCTGGGCGAGATCCGCACGCCCGCCGAGGGATCGGCGGTCATGTTCCAGGAGTCGGCGCTCATGCCGTGGCTCACGGCCCGGCGGAACGTCGAGCTGGCCCTTCGCCTGCGCGGCGTGCCCCGCGGCGACCGCCGCGAGAAGGCGCTCGCCCTCCTCGACACCGTGAACCTCGCGGATGCCGCGGAGAAGCGCCCGCACGAGCTGTCCGGGGGCATGCGGCAGCGCGTCGCCCTCGCCCGCGCGCTCGCGCAGGACCGCCCGGTCCTCCTCATGGACGAGCCCTTCGCCGCCCTCGACGCCATCACGCGCGACCTCCTCCACGAAGAGCTCGAGCGGGTGTGGCGCGCCACCGGCCGCACCATCGTCTTCGTCACGCACAACGTGCGCGAGGCGGCGCGCCTCGGGCAGCGCGTCGTGCTCCTCAGCAGCCGCCCCGGCCGCGTCGTCGAGGAGTGGCGTATCGCCAAGACCACCGGCCGCCGCATCGAGTCCCCCGAGGTCGCCGCCCTCTCGGTCGAGATCACCGAGCAGCTGCGCAAGGAGATCCGCCGCAATGCCGCTTGA
- the fdxA gene encoding ferredoxin → MTYVIALPCVDVKDRACIDECPVDCIYEGERSLYIHPDECVDCGACEPVCPVEAIYYEDDLPDEWQDYYKANVEFFDDIGSPGGAAKVGVIHKDHPIIAGLPPQGGRS, encoded by the coding sequence ATGACCTACGTCATCGCGCTGCCGTGCGTGGATGTGAAAGACCGCGCCTGCATCGACGAGTGCCCGGTCGACTGCATCTACGAGGGTGAGCGCAGCCTCTACATCCACCCCGACGAGTGCGTGGACTGCGGCGCCTGCGAGCCGGTCTGCCCCGTCGAGGCGATCTACTACGAAGACGACCTGCCCGACGAATGGCAGGACTACTACAAGGCCAACGTCGAGTTCTTCGACGACATCGGCTCACCGGGCGGCGCCGCCAAGGTCGGCGTGATCCACAAGGATCACCCGATCATCGCCGGACTGCCGCCTCAGGGGGGACGGTCATGA
- a CDS encoding MarR family transcriptional regulator: protein MPQNVVRHEAEHLYADQPRTAEGRQLSQAILQLRRCERIQAERAQRASGLSHLDLTALRYLVQGHRDHRDLSPKDLIVMLDTSSATVTNVVERLVQRGFVTRVQHPRDRRAHYLVPTGEAIRRVEDSLMPHHSAIVAAIDDLTPEEARRAADALLKIADALDELAASATAAERAQAADVA from the coding sequence ATGCCTCAGAACGTCGTACGCCACGAGGCCGAGCATCTCTACGCGGATCAGCCTCGCACGGCCGAAGGGCGGCAGCTGAGCCAAGCGATCCTGCAGCTGAGACGGTGTGAGCGCATCCAGGCCGAGCGCGCGCAACGCGCCTCCGGGCTGTCGCACCTCGATCTCACCGCGCTGCGCTACCTCGTCCAGGGTCACCGCGACCACCGCGACCTGAGCCCGAAAGACCTCATCGTCATGCTCGACACCTCGAGCGCGACGGTGACGAACGTCGTGGAGCGCCTCGTGCAACGCGGCTTCGTCACCCGGGTGCAGCACCCCCGGGACCGCCGCGCGCACTACCTCGTGCCGACGGGCGAGGCGATCCGCCGCGTCGAGGACTCGCTGATGCCGCACCACTCCGCGATCGTCGCCGCGATCGACGATCTCACCCCTGAAGAGGCCCGCCGCGCGGCAGACGCTCTGCTGAAGATCGCCGACGCGCTCGACGAGCTCGCGGCGTCGGCGACCGCAGCGGAGAGGGCTCAGGCGGCGGACGTCGCCTGA
- a CDS encoding ABC transporter permease, with product MPLETPTLPTRAGSAASVAPGDELRSLAAGLDRLQTATGAEQSRWRRVAASVVPPVVFVLLLIVAWQLYVVIAQPRPDVVPSPLDVWNAMSTAWESGRLQLAVTTSLERGIVGFLIAIVVGTPIGLLLAEVRPIRRAVGPIISGLQVLPSVAWVPAAIIWFGLSDATVYFVILMGAIPSIVNGLIAGVEQVPPQLRRVGTVLGASRWQLATAVVLPAALPGYVAGLKQGWAFSWRSLMAAEIIAVGGTIGFGLGSMLQQSRELADLAGVLATIILILAIGILIELVFFGPVERRMLKRRGLLVTGGAR from the coding sequence ATGCCGCTTGAGACCCCCACCCTTCCGACCCGCGCCGGGAGCGCGGCATCCGTCGCTCCCGGAGACGAGCTGCGCAGCCTCGCCGCGGGCCTGGACCGCCTGCAGACCGCGACCGGTGCCGAGCAGAGCCGCTGGCGCCGCGTGGCCGCGAGCGTCGTGCCGCCCGTCGTCTTCGTCCTGCTGCTGATCGTCGCGTGGCAGCTCTACGTCGTGATCGCCCAGCCGCGTCCCGACGTCGTGCCGAGCCCCCTCGACGTGTGGAACGCCATGAGCACCGCGTGGGAGTCGGGTCGCCTGCAGCTCGCGGTCACGACGAGCCTCGAGCGCGGCATCGTCGGATTCCTCATCGCGATCGTCGTCGGCACGCCCATCGGCCTGCTCCTCGCCGAGGTGCGCCCCATCCGCCGCGCCGTGGGCCCGATCATCTCCGGTCTCCAGGTGCTTCCCTCCGTGGCGTGGGTGCCGGCCGCCATCATCTGGTTCGGGCTCTCGGACGCGACGGTGTACTTCGTCATCCTGATGGGCGCCATCCCTTCGATCGTCAACGGCCTCATCGCGGGCGTCGAGCAGGTGCCGCCCCAGCTGCGGCGCGTCGGAACGGTGCTCGGCGCCTCGCGCTGGCAGCTGGCGACCGCGGTCGTCCTGCCCGCCGCCCTGCCCGGATACGTCGCCGGGCTGAAGCAGGGGTGGGCCTTCTCCTGGCGCTCGCTCATGGCCGCCGAGATCATCGCCGTCGGCGGCACGATCGGCTTCGGTCTGGGCTCGATGCTGCAGCAGTCGCGCGAGCTCGCCGACCTCGCCGGGGTGCTCGCGACCATCATCCTCATCCTCGCGATCGGCATCCTCATCGAGCTCGTCTTCTTCGGGCCCGTCGAGCGACGGATGCTCAAGCGCCGCGGACTGCTCGTGACGGGAGGAGCGCGATGA
- a CDS encoding FAD-dependent oxidoreductase gives MTSPLSLRVAIVGAGPAGIYAGNILTNAVQDAGGTVSIDLFESLPSPYGLIRYGVAPDHPRIKGIVNSLHEMLDAGTTRFIGNVEVGRDIDLDELHERYDAVILATGAIRDAALDIPGIDLPGSYGAADFVAWYDGHPDVPRDWPLDKAEVAVIGNGNVALDVARVLAKHAVDLRPTEIADNVLAGLEASAVTDVHVFGRRGPADIKFTPIELRELGEVPDVDIVVHDEDFADADPAKAPNNQLKVMLRILNSWRDRESTGASRRLHLHFYHSPVEVLGDGAVEAVRFERTVPTGHGAVRGTGEYREIAVQQVYRAVGYYGTPVVGAPFDETSGVVTNIEGRVVDESAAPIRGLYATGWIKRGPVGLIGHTKSDAMETIAHLVADATAGRLAAPRVEGDILDLLAEREVAYTTWDGWLALDAHERSLGEGHVHARERVKVVPREEQVEISRAGALTLS, from the coding sequence ATGACCTCTCCCCTCTCGCTCCGCGTCGCGATCGTCGGCGCAGGTCCCGCCGGCATCTACGCCGGCAACATCCTCACGAACGCGGTTCAGGATGCCGGGGGCACCGTGTCCATCGACCTGTTCGAGTCGCTCCCCTCGCCGTACGGCCTGATCCGCTACGGCGTGGCCCCCGACCACCCGCGCATCAAGGGCATCGTCAATTCGCTGCACGAGATGCTGGATGCCGGCACGACCCGGTTCATCGGCAACGTCGAGGTGGGCCGCGACATCGACCTCGACGAGCTGCACGAGCGCTACGACGCCGTGATCCTCGCGACGGGCGCGATCCGCGACGCCGCGCTCGACATCCCGGGCATCGACCTCCCAGGCTCCTACGGCGCGGCCGACTTCGTCGCCTGGTACGACGGACACCCCGACGTGCCGCGCGACTGGCCGCTCGACAAGGCCGAGGTCGCCGTCATCGGCAACGGCAACGTGGCCCTCGACGTCGCGCGGGTGCTCGCGAAGCACGCCGTCGACCTCCGGCCGACCGAGATCGCCGACAACGTGCTGGCGGGCCTCGAGGCATCCGCCGTCACCGACGTGCACGTCTTCGGCCGCCGCGGCCCCGCCGACATCAAGTTCACACCGATCGAGCTGCGTGAGCTCGGCGAGGTGCCCGACGTCGACATCGTCGTGCACGACGAGGACTTCGCCGACGCCGACCCCGCGAAGGCCCCGAACAACCAGCTCAAGGTCATGCTGCGGATCCTGAACTCCTGGCGCGACCGCGAGTCGACAGGCGCGAGCCGCCGACTGCACCTGCACTTCTACCACTCGCCCGTCGAGGTGCTCGGCGACGGCGCGGTCGAGGCCGTGCGTTTCGAACGCACGGTGCCCACCGGCCACGGCGCCGTACGCGGCACGGGCGAATACCGCGAGATCGCCGTCCAGCAGGTCTACCGCGCCGTCGGGTACTACGGCACGCCCGTCGTCGGCGCCCCCTTCGACGAGACGTCGGGTGTCGTCACCAACATCGAGGGTCGCGTCGTCGACGAGTCGGCCGCTCCGATCCGAGGCCTCTACGCGACGGGGTGGATCAAGCGCGGGCCCGTGGGCCTCATCGGCCACACGAAGTCCGATGCGATGGAGACGATCGCGCACCTCGTCGCCGACGCGACGGCGGGGAGACTCGCAGCACCTCGTGTCGAGGGCGACATCCTGGATCTCCTCGCCGAGCGCGAGGTCGCGTACACGACATGGGACGGATGGCTCGCCCTCGACGCGCACGAGCGCTCTCTCGGCGAGGGCCACGTCCACGCGCGCGAGCGAGTCAAGGTCGTGCCGCGCGAAGAGCAGGTCGAGATCTCCCGGGCCGGCGCCCTCACGCTGTCATGA
- a CDS encoding ABC transporter substrate-binding protein, which translates to MNRIRTATTITTLGLVAIMMAGCASGASSAAEGTPAADGPSVNELRLGYFSNVTHAPALVGLEEGILQKDLGDVKLTTQVFNAGPAAIEALTAGAIDATYIGPNPSINTFIQSGGESARVIAGAATGGAALVVADGIDSAKDLKGKTLASPQLGNTQDVALRTWLADEGYKTDTAGGGDVSITPTENAQTLTLFQQGTIQGAWLPEPWVSRLVVDAGAHVLQDEADLWPDGEFPTTVLLVSADFLEEHPDVVEDLLQGHVDSVQWIADHPDEVADAVNAQLTADTGKALSDDVIDRALEHVSFSVDPHADTFQTLVENGLAAGTQKDGSIDGLFDLRLLNGILDKAGAEPVSAAGLGEDTP; encoded by the coding sequence GTGAACAGAATCCGCACCGCGACGACGATCACCACCCTGGGACTTGTTGCGATCATGATGGCCGGTTGCGCTTCCGGCGCGAGCTCGGCCGCCGAGGGGACTCCGGCCGCCGACGGCCCCTCGGTGAACGAGCTTCGGCTCGGCTACTTCTCGAACGTGACGCACGCACCGGCGCTCGTCGGCCTCGAGGAGGGCATCCTCCAGAAGGACCTCGGCGACGTGAAGCTCACGACCCAGGTGTTCAACGCAGGCCCCGCGGCGATCGAGGCTCTCACCGCAGGAGCGATCGATGCGACGTACATCGGTCCCAACCCGTCGATCAACACCTTCATCCAGTCCGGCGGCGAGTCGGCGCGCGTCATCGCGGGCGCTGCGACCGGCGGTGCTGCCCTGGTCGTGGCCGACGGCATCGACAGCGCGAAGGACCTGAAGGGCAAGACGCTCGCCTCGCCGCAGCTGGGCAACACGCAGGACGTCGCCCTGCGCACGTGGCTCGCCGACGAGGGCTACAAGACCGACACGGCAGGCGGCGGCGACGTCTCGATCACGCCCACCGAGAACGCCCAGACGCTGACGCTCTTCCAGCAGGGCACGATCCAGGGCGCGTGGCTGCCCGAGCCGTGGGTCTCGCGCCTGGTGGTGGATGCCGGAGCGCACGTCCTGCAGGATGAGGCCGACCTGTGGCCCGACGGCGAGTTCCCCACGACGGTGCTCCTCGTGAGCGCCGACTTCCTCGAGGAGCACCCCGACGTCGTGGAGGACCTGCTGCAGGGTCACGTCGACTCGGTGCAGTGGATCGCCGACCACCCCGACGAGGTGGCCGACGCCGTCAACGCGCAGCTCACGGCCGACACCGGCAAGGCGCTCTCGGACGACGTCATCGACCGCGCGCTCGAGCACGTGTCGTTCTCGGTCGACCCGCACGCCGACACGTTCCAGACGCTCGTCGAGAACGGCCTCGCGGCCGGTACGCAGAAGGACGGCTCGATCGACGGCCTGTTCGACCTGCGTCTGCTCAACGGCATCCTCGACAAGGCGGGCGCCGAGCCCGTCTCGGCCGCGGGCCTCGGCGAGGACACTCCGTGA
- the cobA gene encoding uroporphyrinogen-III C-methyltransferase — protein MSLLQTHDGAGKVWLVGAGPGDAGLLTVRGLRALERADVIVADRLGARAVLDGLAADGVELRAEVVDVGKLPGHHAVPQDAINALLVQLAREGKNVVRLKGGDPYIFGRGGEELAFCRDAGIEVEVVSGVTSAISVPAIAGIPLTHRGLATAFTVVTGHDQIRELGGARDHTVVLLMGVGTLAHAAMTLARGERGADCPVAIVEDGFGPGQRVTVGTLATIAAQAAERGVRSPAVVVVGDVVALSPYAPPELTASVSPSEPLLERPPR, from the coding sequence ATGAGCCTTCTTCAGACACACGACGGCGCCGGCAAGGTGTGGCTCGTCGGCGCGGGACCGGGGGATGCCGGACTCCTGACCGTACGCGGACTGCGGGCGCTCGAGCGCGCCGACGTCATCGTCGCCGACCGGCTCGGCGCCCGCGCCGTGCTCGACGGCCTCGCCGCCGACGGTGTGGAGCTGCGTGCCGAGGTCGTCGACGTCGGGAAGCTCCCCGGCCATCACGCCGTGCCGCAGGACGCGATCAACGCCCTCCTCGTCCAGCTCGCCCGCGAGGGCAAGAACGTCGTGCGACTCAAGGGCGGCGATCCCTATATCTTCGGCCGCGGCGGCGAGGAGCTGGCGTTCTGCCGGGACGCCGGCATCGAGGTCGAGGTCGTCTCCGGCGTGACGAGCGCCATCTCGGTCCCGGCCATCGCCGGGATCCCGCTCACGCACCGGGGACTCGCGACGGCGTTCACCGTCGTGACCGGCCACGACCAGATCCGCGAGCTCGGCGGCGCCCGCGACCACACCGTCGTCCTCCTCATGGGCGTCGGGACGCTCGCGCACGCCGCCATGACCCTCGCGCGCGGCGAGCGCGGCGCCGACTGCCCCGTCGCCATCGTCGAGGACGGATTCGGCCCGGGGCAGCGCGTCACAGTGGGCACCCTCGCGACGATCGCCGCCCAGGCCGCCGAGCGCGGCGTACGCTCGCCGGCCGTCGTCGTGGTCGGCGATGTCGTGGCGCTCAGCCCCTACGCGCCGCCGGAGCTCACGGCATCCGTGTCTCCTTCCGAACCGCTCCTCGAGCGACCCCCTCGCTGA
- a CDS encoding ABC transporter permease: protein MRLGKSARVTLGIVTALILVIVYVPLFVVLVNSFSTSTSLTWPPPGFTLEWWVKAFQSQGAMSAVLTSVQVAIVATAISLVLGTLLSLALQRFDFFGRSAVNLLVILPIALPGIITGIALNNFFRTIMGIPLSIWTVVIAHATFCIVTVFNNTIARLRRMGINLEEASADLGAGVWTTFRLVTFPQLRSALLAGGLLAFALSFDEIIVTTFTAGSGVTTLPIFILNNMFRPNQAPIVSVIAVVMVVISIVPIYIAQRLSGSEQTRR, encoded by the coding sequence GTGCGCCTCGGAAAGTCCGCACGCGTGACGCTCGGGATCGTCACGGCACTGATCCTCGTGATCGTGTACGTGCCCCTGTTCGTCGTGCTCGTCAACTCCTTCTCGACGTCCACGTCACTCACGTGGCCGCCACCGGGCTTCACCCTGGAGTGGTGGGTCAAGGCGTTCCAGAGCCAGGGTGCGATGTCGGCCGTCCTCACGAGCGTGCAGGTCGCGATCGTCGCGACGGCGATCTCTCTCGTCCTCGGGACGCTCCTCTCGCTCGCGCTGCAGCGATTCGACTTCTTCGGCCGCAGCGCGGTGAACCTCCTCGTCATCCTCCCGATCGCCCTGCCCGGCATCATCACGGGCATCGCGCTGAACAACTTCTTCCGCACGATCATGGGCATCCCCCTGTCGATCTGGACGGTCGTCATCGCGCACGCGACGTTCTGCATCGTGACGGTGTTCAACAACACGATCGCGCGCCTGCGACGGATGGGCATCAACCTCGAAGAGGCGTCGGCGGATCTCGGCGCCGGCGTCTGGACCACGTTCCGCCTCGTGACGTTCCCTCAGCTGCGGTCGGCGCTCCTCGCGGGCGGCCTCCTCGCCTTCGCCCTGAGCTTCGACGAGATCATCGTGACGACGTTCACGGCCGGCTCGGGGGTCACGACGCTGCCGATCTTCATCCTGAACAACATGTTCCGGCCCAACCAGGCGCCGATCGTCTCGGTCATCGCCGTCGTCATGGTCGTCATCTCGATCGTGCCGATCTACATCGCGCAGCGCCTCTCGGGTTCCGAGCAGACGAGACGGTGA
- a CDS encoding ABC transporter substrate-binding protein has product MMHKTRGARGTVGAALAVGAIAVLAGCGTSSGGGAAPSAEAEELGDMEGQVSILAWPGYVEDGSNDPAVDWVSGFEEKTGCTVTSKSYGTSDEAVNLMKTGDYDVVAASGDATLRLIAAGDVAPVNTDLIPSYEGVFDFLKEQPWNSVDGQSYGVPHGYGANLLLYNTDVVSPAPTSWSAVFDGASAYSGKVTAYDSPIYIADAALYLMAHQPDLGITNPYALDEEQFQAAVDLLKEQRQYVGEYWSDYLKEIQAFETGDSVVGTTWQVIQNSLEAESAPTAVVLPEEGATGWSDTWMIASQAKNPNCAYAWLDWIASPETNAQATAYFGEAPSSQEACDYREDCEAYHAGDPDYASQIWYWTTPIEKCVDGRTDVKCVDYATWTQAWAEIKG; this is encoded by the coding sequence ATGATGCACAAGACACGCGGGGCGCGGGGGACCGTCGGCGCCGCGCTCGCCGTCGGGGCGATCGCCGTCCTGGCCGGCTGTGGAACGTCGAGCGGCGGCGGCGCGGCACCGTCGGCAGAGGCGGAGGAGCTCGGCGACATGGAGGGTCAGGTCTCGATCCTCGCGTGGCCCGGCTACGTCGAGGACGGCAGCAACGACCCGGCCGTCGACTGGGTCTCGGGCTTCGAGGAGAAGACCGGCTGCACCGTGACCTCCAAGAGCTACGGCACCTCCGACGAGGCGGTCAACCTCATGAAGACCGGCGACTACGACGTCGTCGCCGCCTCCGGCGACGCGACGCTCCGTCTCATCGCAGCGGGCGATGTCGCCCCGGTGAACACCGACCTCATCCCGAGCTACGAGGGCGTGTTCGACTTCCTCAAGGAGCAGCCGTGGAACTCCGTGGACGGACAGTCGTACGGGGTGCCGCACGGCTACGGCGCCAACCTGCTGCTCTACAACACGGACGTCGTCTCGCCGGCACCCACGTCGTGGAGCGCCGTCTTCGACGGCGCGAGCGCCTACTCGGGCAAGGTCACGGCCTACGACTCGCCCATCTACATCGCCGACGCGGCGCTGTACCTCATGGCGCACCAGCCCGACCTCGGCATCACGAACCCGTACGCCCTCGACGAGGAGCAGTTCCAGGCGGCGGTCGACCTGCTCAAGGAGCAGCGGCAGTACGTCGGCGAGTACTGGTCGGACTACCTGAAGGAGATCCAGGCGTTCGAGACGGGCGACTCGGTCGTCGGCACGACGTGGCAGGTCATCCAGAACAGCCTCGAGGCGGAGAGCGCTCCGACAGCCGTCGTGCTTCCCGAGGAGGGCGCGACCGGGTGGTCGGACACGTGGATGATCGCGTCGCAGGCGAAGAACCCGAACTGCGCGTACGCGTGGCTCGACTGGATCGCAAGCCCCGAGACCAACGCTCAGGCGACCGCCTACTTCGGCGAGGCGCCGTCGAGCCAGGAGGCGTGCGACTACCGCGAGGACTGCGAGGCCTACCACGCGGGCGACCCCGACTACGCGTCGCAGATCTGGTATTGGACGACGCCGATCGAGAAGTGCGTCGACGGTCGCACCGACGTGAAGTGCGTGGACTACGCCACCTGGACGCAGGCCTGGGCCGAGATCAAGGGCTGA